The genome window ATATTGAACTTGAAAAACTGATCAAAGAGTTGGTACAAGAGAAGGTTGGTACTAAAAAATAAAACCGAGCATCCTGAATTCATCATTCAAAAATCTATACTCATCTACCTGCAGAGAGGTGCACGATGTGCCGAACTGTTGTATGTTGTTTTGTCATTTCTTTTATTCTTCTCGGATGTGCTGCACCCGAACAAGTTGTTAAAAAACCAAAGATGAACTGCGGTATACTCCCTTTTGAATCGCGAGCTGGTATGAAAGCCGGCGAAGCAGAAAGCGTGATGGATATGCTTGCAGCAGCGCTTCAGAAAACGGAACGGTTTACTGTTATCGATAGAAAACATTTAACTGCAGTTTTAATTGAACAAGGATTTCAATCTGCACAGGAAGATGGAAATGGGATGGCGAAGGCGGCGAAAATTCTTGCAATACATCACATGTTCTCCGGTTCCATCGGCAAACTTGGCGATAAGTACGTGCTCAATCTTAAGATGATTGATGTTGGAACTTCCGAGGTTGTTCTTGCCATCTCAAGAACGTATGATGATGATCTTGAAGATATTGGTGATGAATTTTTACCAAATGTCGTAAAAGAAATTCTGGTGGCTCTTGATGGCCCGCAGAAATAATGAAATCCTGGAAGAATTGTGATAGTCCTGGGAGAGTTTGAGCATAGGACAAACGATTTAATTTCAACTTGAAAGATTATTTAAAACTAATGAAATTATAATTATATCCATCGCGCTTTACATCAGTAATACAGGAGGGGGTTCGCATGCGAATGAATTACTTTTTGGCGCCCGCACTTATCCGATTTGTTCTTGTCTTCTTTCTTTCTTTTAGCATCGTACCAACAGCAGTAAGCCGACAGATGAAACCATCTCAGGCTCATCCAAAAATCAATATAGCCGTCCTTGATTTCGATGCACGCGGCGGAATCTCGAAGGAAGAAGCGGCATCGCTCTCCGATATTTTCCAGTCCCGGCTCGTCGAGTTCGGTGAATTCAATGTTGTTGATCGCAGCCGGATCAAAGTTATTTTACAGGAACAGGGATTCCAGCAGTCTGAAGCGTGCTCGCAGGTTGAATGCATTGTAGAAGCGGGCAAGATTTTGAAGGTAGAGAGAATGTTTGCCGGCACGATTGGCAAGATAGGACGCGTGTATAATGTGAACATACAGCTTATTGATATAGCAACTTCACAGATTATTCAGAATAAAAGCCGCCAGCATTCAGGCGAAGTTGATGAACTTGCAACGGAGATCGTGCCCGATATGGCAAAGGAGATGGCGGAAGGGATGACGGGAAAAGAATTGCGGGTAAGTTCCATGAGTAAGGGTAGTAGTTCATGGATGTGGTATGTAGGTGGAGCGCTAGTAGCAGGAGGTGCAGCAGTGTTTCTGTTAAAACCAGGTTCTAGTGGAACTCCACCGCCTGAAGCATTGCCGGCTTCGCCAGAATTTCCATAAAAAAAGAAAGGAAGATATGACAAGTCTATAAGACTTGTCATATCTAGAAAAGGAATGGAACTAGAACAAGGCAAATATTACCACATTTACAATCGTGGTAATAACCGTGAGAACTTGTTTTACGAAAATCGGAATTATGATTACTTCCTACAACAGTACACAAAACATATTGTTCCTATTGCGGAAACATTTGCCTATTGCCTGATGAAAAATCATTTCCATGTGTTGGTACGAATTAAGGATGATAGACTTGACAAGTCTCAAAGACTTGTCAAGTCTAGTTTGGTAACAAATAAATTTAGGAATTTCTTCATTAGTTACGCGAAGGCAATTAATAAGGCGTACGGACAGACAGGCGCGTTATTCCAACGCCCTTTCGGTCGGCGTGAAGTTACATCAAATGAGTACTTTGCTTGGCTCGTTCATTACATTCATTTTAATCCACAAAAACATGGTTTTGTCAAAAATTTTCAGACGTATTTATATTCATCATATTCAATCATTCATTCAGGACAATCAAACGTTGTTGATCGAGATAAGGTGCTTGAATGGTTTGGCGGTAAAGAAGCTTTTATAGAATTTCATAATCAGATGACAAATGAATTTGCAATTATGAATTTAATCGATGAAGATTAAATAGATAAATAGATTTGACAAGTCTTGCAGACTTGTCAAATCTAGAGAAGGCAGGAAAAAAGGGGATTATATGAAGACATTTGATACCGACCAATCAAATTTAGTTGGAAACCTTCCGAGAGTAACAAACAAATTCACCGGTAACCTTGTCAAGGTTGATAGGAAACCTTCGCAAGGTAACACAGTGAAGACACAGAAACCTTGCGAAGGTGACTCGAGAACCTTGACAAGGTTCTCCGTAAAATTCTTTTTGTTTCTTTTCTTTATTCCAGCAGTTCTTTTATGTCAAGTTCAGAAGTCAGAAAAGTATGAGTTGCGAAAAGAGCAAGTTTATTCCACACCGCAGTTAGCAGGATCAAATGCAACTACCAAACCGTATTTCCAACCGATGACCAAATCTGCTGCCTTCAATTCAAATGTCAGGCCTATGGATATCAAGAGCGAATCGGTGTCGAACGAGGCACCAATATCAAATGCGGTACTCTCTGCAAAAATCAGCAAGTCCATGAGTATGACGCCGCAGGGAATAGTGTATAACGGTATTGATAATCAATTCTCTCCACAGATCGCCGTCGATGGGAACGAAATGTTTACAGCTTTTGTGAATAATGACACAACAGGCGGATATCCGTACGGCAAAGTTTCAATTTACAAATCCACCGATGGAGGAACGTCATGGACCAAATGGACCTCAATTTTTAGTTCAGCAGCATCTCTTGAAAATCCAAAGATTTGCCTTGCCGGCAATCAGGTAATTATCTCCTTCATCTATGTTCAGTATTTAGGAACATATAGATTTGATCGAACGACTAAAGATGGTCTATTCACATATGTTTCGTCTCCTACAATTACAGCAACAGATTATGTTGTTGGTCAACAACTCTGTACAGACGCAGTGCAGTATCCAACAACCCCATATATCTATCTAACGTACCTTTTCCGACAATCGGATGGAAGTACGGCAGTGTTATTTAGTAGATCGATAGACACAGCACGAACATGGGAAGACTATCAATCTTTAGGATATACAACGCCTGCATTAAGTACACCGACTGTAGGTATGGATTTTGGTTCTAGTGGACTATTTGTTTCCTATTTAGGAAGCGGCACCAACACTGGCACCATCATGATACGAAAATCGACAATCTACGGTTCTGGAAGTAGCTGGTCGTCCGAAGTTTCAATTCCGTTAAATGTGAACGGCGGACCCAATGCTAAAATAGGACCGTTGGTTTCCACTGTCGGCCTACGTGTTGCTATCGTCTATCAATATGATTATTCCAATAATGCTGTGGACTACAAAACAGCAACTGATTTTGATATCAATGGTCTTCTTTCTTCAGATGGTGGAGTTACTTGGAGGGAAGTCCTTGTTGCCGGATCTTCCTCGAATGAAATTCTCCCAACGATAACCCATGATGTTGATTTCAGTTTCTATGTTGGTTTTATGCGGAATAACAGAATGTGTGTTGCTATGGCCGGGAATGAGCTCGCCTTCTCTACTCCTGACAGTTCCAGCAGCACCAATGCAAGCATGAATTATTTTCCGGGAATTGCTGGAAGTTCCATATCTGGAACCAGGCAGGCGTATGCAGTATGGACAGGGATAAATACAGATGCGGATATTTACAATTCCGTGGTATCGTTAAAAATTCCGCCGCTCAGTCCAACCAATTTAATAACAACAGCCGCTTCGGCTTCGCAGGTCAATCTGATCTGGACGGATAATTCTTCAGATGAAACGGGATTTCGCATCAAGTGGAGTACTAGTGCGAGTAGCGTGTATACAAATTCTGCGACTGTTGGTGCAAATATTTCATCATATCAGGTTACAGGATTAAATCCATCGACGCAGTATGATTTTTTTGTTCAAGCATATAATGCTAATGGAAATTCACCAGGTGCAGTTGGCAGCGCAACAACATCTTCATCCGGTAATCCTCCCACAATCACTTCTTTTTCTCCAACCTCCGGACCCATTGGCACAACGGTAACAATCACCGGCACAAACTTCAGCGCTACGGCATCCAATAATATTGTGTTCTTTGGCGGTATAAAGGCATCTGTGACCAATGCAACGGCAACATCACTGGCCGTCACTGTGCCATCCGGAGCTGTTTATGCCCCGATTACCGTGACAACAAATAATCTCAGCGCATCATCCAGATTATTCTATACACCGACATTTTCCGGTAACTGGAGCCTTACTTCAACATCGTTTGCCGCGAAAACGGACGTGAACACCACCGGCCAGTCCTTTAGCGTTGCTGAAGGCGACCTTGACGGAGACGGCAAACTGGATCTCGTTGCGTCAAATTATTCAGGCGGTTCTGTTTCTGTTTTCCTTAACACAAGCAGCAGTGGCTCTATTACCTATGCTACAAAAGTAGATTTCAATACAGGAAATGCACCGTATACTGTCGCATTGGGAGATATAGACGGAGACGGCAAACTGGATATTGTCACCACCAATAATAGTAGCAATACAATATCTGTTCTCAGGAATACCAGTACACCCGGTAATTTATCTTTTGCCTCTAATGTAGACTTTGCCATGGGTTCCAATCCATGGGGCGTTGCACTGGCCGACCTGGATGGAGATGGCAAGCTGGATGTTATCGCTTCGGGGAATGGTAGTAATATTTCGGTTCTTCGCAATACAAGTTCTGTCGGCACTATTTCATTTGCAGCATTTCAATCGTTTGGAACAAATGTGTATGCTTGGACTCTTGCCGTAGGCGATTTTGATGGAGATGGAAAAATAGATGTTGCCGCAGCAAGTTGCGTGAACAGCATTGTTTCTGTTTTTAGAAACACAAGCGCGGTCGGCTCTATTTCATTGGCGACAAATTCCGATTACTCGATCAACAGCACTGGCAGTGCTGTTGCTATTGGAGATTTGGATGGAGATGGGAAACTGGATATAGTGGCTGGAACATCCTCCTCAAACACACAACTATCCGTTCTTCTTAATACAAGCTCAAGCGGCGCTATTTCGTTTGCCTCAAAAGTCGGATTTACAGGAACCCAGCCATTTGGGGTTGCTCTTGGCGATCTGGACGGAAACGGAAAAATAGATATCGCGGCAACAAATTATAATGGAAGCACGGGCAACACCATTTCCGTATTCCGCAGCAACAGTACATCCGGTAATGCCGGATTTGAAGCGGCATTGAACTTTACCTCAGGAACTGGTCCGCGGGCGATCCTCATCGGTGATCTGGATGGTGATGGAAAGCCTGACCTTATTACAGCAAATAGCAGCAGCACGCTATCCATTTTCCGCAATACAGTTAGTTCCAACACTA of Ignavibacteriales bacterium contains these proteins:
- a CDS encoding transposase; its protein translation is MELEQGKYYHIYNRGNNRENLFYENRNYDYFLQQYTKHIVPIAETFAYCLMKNHFHVLVRIKDDRLDKSQRLVKSSLVTNKFRNFFISYAKAINKAYGQTGALFQRPFGRREVTSNEYFAWLVHYIHFNPQKHGFVKNFQTYLYSSYSIIHSGQSNVVDRDKVLEWFGGKEAFIEFHNQMTNEFAIMNLIDED
- a CDS encoding FG-GAP-like repeat-containing protein — encoded protein: MKTFDTDQSNLVGNLPRVTNKFTGNLVKVDRKPSQGNTVKTQKPCEGDSRTLTRFSVKFFLFLFFIPAVLLCQVQKSEKYELRKEQVYSTPQLAGSNATTKPYFQPMTKSAAFNSNVRPMDIKSESVSNEAPISNAVLSAKISKSMSMTPQGIVYNGIDNQFSPQIAVDGNEMFTAFVNNDTTGGYPYGKVSIYKSTDGGTSWTKWTSIFSSAASLENPKICLAGNQVIISFIYVQYLGTYRFDRTTKDGLFTYVSSPTITATDYVVGQQLCTDAVQYPTTPYIYLTYLFRQSDGSTAVLFSRSIDTARTWEDYQSLGYTTPALSTPTVGMDFGSSGLFVSYLGSGTNTGTIMIRKSTIYGSGSSWSSEVSIPLNVNGGPNAKIGPLVSTVGLRVAIVYQYDYSNNAVDYKTATDFDINGLLSSDGGVTWREVLVAGSSSNEILPTITHDVDFSFYVGFMRNNRMCVAMAGNELAFSTPDSSSSTNASMNYFPGIAGSSISGTRQAYAVWTGINTDADIYNSVVSLKIPPLSPTNLITTAASASQVNLIWTDNSSDETGFRIKWSTSASSVYTNSATVGANISSYQVTGLNPSTQYDFFVQAYNANGNSPGAVGSATTSSSGNPPTITSFSPTSGPIGTTVTITGTNFSATASNNIVFFGGIKASVTNATATSLAVTVPSGAVYAPITVTTNNLSASSRLFYTPTFSGNWSLTSTSFAAKTDVNTTGQSFSVAEGDLDGDGKLDLVASNYSGGSVSVFLNTSSSGSITYATKVDFNTGNAPYTVALGDIDGDGKLDIVTTNNSSNTISVLRNTSTPGNLSFASNVDFAMGSNPWGVALADLDGDGKLDVIASGNGSNISVLRNTSSVGTISFAAFQSFGTNVYAWTLAVGDFDGDGKIDVAAASCVNSIVSVFRNTSAVGSISLATNSDYSINSTGSAVAIGDLDGDGKLDIVAGTSSSNTQLSVLLNTSSSGAISFASKVGFTGTQPFGVALGDLDGNGKIDIAATNYNGSTGNTISVFRSNSTSGNAGFEAALNFTSGTGPRAILIGDLDGDGKPDLITANSSSTLSIFRNTVSSNTTPAAPQNLTATAGNGQVTLKWNKNTEADFLKYRIYMGTDSTSVNLKDSSSASISDTSKTIIGLTNGTKYYFRVSALNSARLESGKSVAASSIPNVITLCVSTAGSDANSGTATAPLRNIQTALTRAAIGDTIKVTRGSYSEVMTTQKQVVVRGGYQELFSETNRDIFLNKTYVR